The sequence below is a genomic window from Coffea arabica cultivar ET-39 chromosome 8e, Coffea Arabica ET-39 HiFi, whole genome shotgun sequence.
CAGCCATGTGATTTAATTTTTGCTTTTGAGaataatctagggtttcttcagctctttttatttaaaatctttttcaattttttttctcgaGGCTCGTGAATAATGGCTGACGGGTTCGAAGATGAAGTTGAGCCAACGATTTCAATCGGCGAGTACCTCGAGGGCGTCGAGGAACAGGAGCTAGTAAGCTTCTttcgaaaattttgaatttttattcattattttcGTTTGTTAACTATAGTTGTTAAATTCGGCATTTTTTCAATAGAAGTTACGAactttctctttttattttcttttttttttgagcttaGAGCTTGTTGATTTTCCAATGATTATGCTTCATGTCAAGCACTTCCTTTGTTATGGATGGGGTTACCGCGAATTTGTACCATGAATTAGGGTTCTTGTAGTATTGATCATGATAAATCAATTTATTCTTAGATGAAGTAGAAAATTAACTCCAATAGTATCCTAGTATATAACTGGTCGGGTTAGAGGCAAACTTTTTTCTTTGTAAGGGATGTCAAGTCAAGTTAAAACTTGCCCTATACAAAATTAAGTTTTTacatttttaactttttttcccACACATTTTAGACGTgagagaaagggagaggagTGGCATCTAGTTTTCAGATCAGGAAACAAGATGCTAAGCTTGCTAGCAAGTGAAATACGTGCGCAAGCAATTCAGTATGATGGAGCATTTTATCGTCTTGGTATTATCTTCAGTTGATGTCTGCGTTAGAAGGTCATTTactgaaaggaaaaagagtctCGGAGGTTAGGCTGAATTATAGTAGCTTAAAAGTGTTAACCTAAGATAAATATTTATGAGCCATTCCATGTCTAACCTTTGTTGCTGTACTTATATAGTGTACATATTACCTTTGTCTGACAATTGGAACTCATAGGATAGTATGAGATACAGTCACAATCTCCCTTGAGTTTTAAACCCAAAATGAGCACGTTCAAATCTAGGTTGCCATATTACTGTGCATGTAATGTGCTTTTACAGCTTATATTGCTCATAATTGTAGTCTAAGTTTTCATACTGATATTGATGATTACCGTTAACCCATCTTAGCTTTATGGATTAACTGTTGTAAAAGGAAGCAGATTTGGTCCTGGTTGGTGATGAGGGGAAAGAATGCACATACAACAAAGGTTATCTGAAGAGGCAGGCCATATTCTCTTGCTTGACATGCACACCAGATGGGAATGCTGGGGTTTGCACAGCCTGTAGTTTGTCCTGCCATGATGGCCATGAGGTATTGCTACATTTAATTACTTAAAGCTacttttttttgcctttttttgttatttttgggggggggggggagggggaagaggCTGATACCTCAGGAGCTAAATGTCTCATGTCAGTTTTGTTACCAATGATTGATTAGCTACTCCTGTAGTATATGATTCTCTACATTTTAGTATCAATACAGAGGAAGAGGGCAGCTGTTTTCTATGTTGTTTTGGGAGCAGCGGGGGAGGTATTACCCAGGGAATTGATGCTGTCTCGTGCAATTTAAGTTACTATTAACTTTATCTATTGAAATTTCATAATCATGTTTGAAAAATCTCCTAGGAAATGTTTTGATGAGTGTTATTTCTGACTGATGTAGCCTGAAGGGTGAACATGTTAACAGTTTTGGTAATGGATTTAATAGCTATTTTCATGCTTTGCTAAGCTGCCTAACTAGAATTTTGTCCGTCTAACTCTAGATTAATATTTGTAGCAAGGTAGAGGAAGATGCTAGCCGAAAATAGCTTACTTGGTAGGCAGTTGTTGGTGAGAGAAATTTTATAGCATACTATGCATGACTTAGCGAAGAGATGGCCTTGACTGGagcaaaatggaaaaaaaatggcCCTTATTCTAGTGTTTACACTTTTTGTTGCCTTTCCTTCTCCCTTGCTTAGGTTTAGTTCTAAAAAGTTATCCAAGTATCGCCTACTTTTTCGTTAGATTTGTATATCTAAAACGAAGGGATATTCTTTGCCTTGTGTTTTGTTTGTGGCTACTGTAATAATCAACCGAGTTGTATGATTGCTTTCTCGTATTTAACTGTGATGTTTGTGTTGCTTGGACAAGATTGCGGAACTTTGGACCAAGCGGAATTTTAGGTGTGACTgtggaaattcaaaatttggagaGGCCTATTGTAAGCTATTTCCCAACAAAGATGTGGAGAATTTGGAGAATTCTTACAATCATAATTTCAAAGGTTTATATTGCACGTGCAATCGCCCCTACCCTGATCCAGATGCTGAAGAACAGGTAGAGATGATTCAGTGCTGCATATGTGAGGACTGGTTTCATGAGGAGCATCTTGGTCTTGAACCTTCTGATGAGGTGTGCAGTTGTATTTTCAAATATCACTCTGCTACCATTTTACccgtttctttctctctttattTCCTCTTTATTAGTTTCTTGTGACATTCTTTCTCCATCGTGCTGAATTTTAACATGTAGGAAGAACAATTGAATTTAGTTGTACATTTTGAAATGTTGCAGTTAATTCATGTCAGAAATTGACCTAATAAGAGTAGCACTTTGGAATCTGTATCAAATTTGAAGGATTGACATTCATCAAGTTATACAAATGCTCTAACCTGGTTGACTCTATTCTCCAGTGTGACAGTACCTGGACATAGTAGTTTGTAGGATTTGGTCCAAGTGTGAtttaagaatatttttttttggctcaaatCATACAGTTATACTTTTCTCATGCATAGAATGTTCCATCATCGACTAGTTAATTGACCATATTGAGAAGCCAGATAGCTTTTTGCCTTGCTGCTTTGCAAGGCAAAGCTTATGtaatgtttatttgttttgtggTCAATGACAAGAAAACTACTAGCTATTTTGGTTATCAAACAAATATGTAAAATAATTTTACTactttacatttttttaaaataaaaaacaactaTCTGCTACCATTAATAGCTTATCTTTGAATGTTTCACATGCAGATACCAAGGGATGAAGAGGGGGAGCCTTTGTATGAGGACCTAATATGTCAGGCTTGCTCGAACATTTGCTTCTTTCTGACTCTTTATCCTCAAACTATTAGGGTCACAGTCAGGCAACCGCATGTAGCAAATTCTGCCAAGGATAAAGAAGTCATTGAAAATGCTCCTTCATCTTTTGCATCATCAGAGAAGCAACATGGAGATTGTTCAGCTGACACTTCTACTGGAGATTCCACTTCTGGAGCTGTCTCTGTTGGGAAGGGTATTCTCATAGGACAAATTAAAGCCAACACTGCAGTTGTGCTGGAACGCAGTCAAACTGCAGGCCCAAGTAAGACATGTATTATTGGGACAAATCTGCTTGAAGCAGCACCAAAACCGGAGAAAAGCAAAGCAATGTTATTTTGTAAAAACTGGAGAGAAGTTCTCTGCAGATGTGAAAATTGTTTAGAATTCTACTCTCAGAAAAGAATTAGCTTCTTGCTTGACAGAGAGGATTCAATCGCTGAATATGAGAAAATAGGAAAGCAGAAGAGGGACGAAAAGCTGCAGCAACAACAGGGTCAGGAATTGAGTTTCCTCAGTAAGCTTGGCCATGTTGAGAAAATGGAGATTTTGAGTGGCATTGCCGACATGAAAAATGAGATTCATTCTTTCCTGGTATGTTCCTAAAGTATATTAGTACTTAATATCAGTGTCCAGTCATTACCTTGCAACTAACTGTCTGAGAAAATTTTGTCGACATTTCCTTTGTCAGGAGTCTTTTGACGCATCAAAACCGATCACAGCTGATGATGTTCACCAGGTCTTTGAGAATCTTGCCAAAAAACGTAGGCGTATGCCGTAATCTGCAAAGTGGATCTTTGTTGCAATTTGCCCAACTTTCTTTGCTTGTGACCAAATTGTGGGCTTGTCCAGCAAGGTTGCAAACGGTAACTCTTTATATGAGATCTGACTTACTCTTGCTGGTCTGTGGTAATGGAATGTAAACTTAAAGATTTGTGTAATTATTGACATTGAAGTTCCTTTACTTCTATCTGTTGCACTGGGTGCCTTGTAGTATATTCTATGTTGATTAGGTTAAAACTGTGATATTAGGAGGAGTTTTCAGCTCGCCTTTTCTGAGAGAGCAAACGCTTCGGTTCTGTTTTCTACTCTTCTTGGACCACTCAATGCTATTGTATATACATCAGGACGAGGAGTTTAATgtggcattttattttattttattttattcttgtcTTTGATCATCAATAATAACTTGTAGATCCTCAAAAGGGAAAAACGCTGGAAGGCGATACTGTACATATGAGTAGGATGCGGTCAATCCTCCCTAAACTAATGAACCAAGGGCAATAGACAAATCCGTACACGCTTATAACTGAAACTTGTTCCATCATAGTTGGAGCAGCTGACTGGAAATTGGGGTGATTTGGCCGTCTTGAGTCATTAGTTTGAACTCTATCCTAGCATAAACATAGATCGGAACCTCTGACAGATTAAGAGTGTCTTTGATTTTCCTCCCTTCTTTGTTTGTTTGTGCTCAAAAGTCCTGTAGCATTCTAGGTTCTCCCTGGGCCTTCCGTTGCATGATACATTGAAACCTTTGGGGTCTTCTTTTGAGTTTTTACTTTCCTAGGTTTGTGGCTTGTAGTATACCTATGCGGCCGTCGTGGTCCTAGTGGCAAGACTGGCAGTTGAGCCTCTTGGTTGCATTAATGATGTCTAGACTACAGGCCTTAGATTTAACACTTCTTCTGGTGGATTAGGCTTTGTAGAAGTAAATTTCTGTAGTGTTAGAGAGTTTGATCTCCATATGCCTAGCTCTCACCATGCCAAAGGACATAAATTGGGAGCTCATAAATAGGTTGCTGGAGTCATTTCGTTTTGCACTTATGCTGCAATTTTACGTTGGCACAAAAAGATCAAATTTCTCCGTTGCTACGATAGCTTAGTGATTCCCCTTTACACATTTCTTGGTTGAATTAAGATATAAGATTGCACATTTTGCTCCTTGCTGATTGGGCAGGGCTTTTGACATTGTTGCGCTGCTGCGGTGCTGATGGGGAATTGACATGAGCAGCTCGTCATTTCAGAGTCCTGAAGCGCTCCGCTTTACTTTTTAACCGTAGATGGAGGAGCCTGATACAGAAGTTGTGATCCAACCTTAAGTTGTGGAGCCTGTTCCTATTGAATCATTAGGTAATGAACACGTGGAGTTTGGCTTAGCTCCGGAGTTGACAGGAGTGACGCTTAGCTAAGGAAGGCtattttgctttttgttgattACAACCATTTGACATACCTTTCCTGTCCCTTTAATCTGAACTTCTCTATCCACATGTGAAACCATCACCGGGGAAGATTTTCTTACCAGAGATGCAGGCCTTCTACATTGGAAGAAAAATGGGGTTAATAATAACAAACATCTGTGGTTTTCAATTTCTTCCAGGACATCCTATAATGGTAATTCCCATACCAATAAGATTGTCACTGTTGCGGAAAATTGACTAGAAAGACGTAATTTGTAATTGTGCAGTTACAAGCTGTGGTGGACTAAAAAGTTGTCGTAAAATCAAGTCTGTCTGAAATACAGGTACTGTTTTTCACAAATCAATAATCTGACCTTAACCCTGTTTTCTGTTGCTTCAAGATTATCTACCCAGTAGTAGCTGCAAATTGCAATCACTATACATGTAGACTTGCTTAACGCTTAGGACAAAATTAGGTTCTTGATTGCttcaaaaagaaatgaaaaaaagggtAGGTTCTTGATGTCTCCTCCATTGCATAAGCAGAGGTGTTGTGTTGCTGTGCTCAAACACTACAGTCAAAAGAGGTCTCCTTCCCCATTAAAGAAACAGTCCTTCCCTCTCTCACCTAAAATCGTGGACTGTCGCGTGAATGTCGCTTTCCACCGCTCTTTGATAGGTGACAACAaatctttcatttgttatttccagattctcttttctttctcacTAAAATGAAACGACAAAATTACCTAAACTAAATCATTAATTAACTGGTCAtctttggaaaatatttcatgacTAGCAtcctttttttaatcttttttgctagccctaaatctttttttttttcaatgacaAAGACTAGCATCTTTTGTCATTTAATCTTGTCCATGACCATGTcaaacttgattgtctccctggaaaaatttattttcttttgcatggCACGTCAGATTAAGTCATGGTTACGTCAAAAGAAAAAAACGTCGTGGCTTTTTGGTAGTTTTGACGTTCGAATTGTTCGCCCCGTGGGGCTTGTATCAGGGGCCTTTTCGCATCTCACAGCGCAAGAGTAAGAGATGTTTGTCAAGATAAAGACTCCgccacaataaaatttttgcttTCCCTTGAAGCACGGattgaaaaagggaaaacacTATAGAGGAAATTACCCTCGAAACACCAGGAAAATGTCCCTGggccccaaaaaaaattacggTCCTCAACAGCCATTGCTTACGCTGGTGTTAAggtatttagaaattattattattatttttcatgaacatataaattttgtttttacaCGAATAAATTTAAGTAAATTTTATATGCACTGAATGTATAACGATTGGATAGATGACACGtaaacaaattttgaatttcaaattcaaattttgctcaTGTGTTACGTATCTAATGGCGaaagtgtatacactgacaatatatataaaattaattcaataaactttatataaaattttcattagGAAACATGCTTTATCAGTAATTTTCTTCTTAAATAAGATTATAGTTAATTTGGTAATTATAATATTTAGAATTGACAAATGATTATACTGGCAAACATGTTTAGGTGATTAGGGTGAAGGACAGaattaaaaattcaaaaaatgacAAACAAGTGTGCACAGCTGTTCCTTTACGTATTGCATAAATGATCAAACAGAGTGTAGGTTGAATATTTGAACCTTGAATGTGGAATATTCATGGGAAGAAGACGTCCAAtaattttgtttgattattgGGTGAAAGAAGATAATCAGCCATTTCTACGATAGATTGTACTAGAGACAAGTGTTAAGATCTCATTTCGATtgctatatttttaaaatatttataaaaaaatgtaatGTAACGATTTAAGATATAGAGGtgattgagaaatgtgtttataaaaaacataaatttctttttaaaaaaataatggcAATCCAGAATATCCTTCTTAAAATTAATGAGCTTGGAGCTCCAACGTCCGTGGGCCAAGAATTAGGCTTTAGATTTTGcagtctttctttttctttggacCAGATATCAATAAAGTCGCCGTGCTGAAAGTATACAACAAATTGAAAACAATGGTTTGCTTTAAGTCAATCTTTCACACTTGAATTATTTCAAACGAATCGTCATGCATGATCTCGAGGTATCTTTTGCCTTGTAAAAGTGAtcttttcatcttctttttttttaatcttctaGGAATCTTTTGCCGTGTAAAAGTGAtcttttcatcttcttttttttttaaaaatctccTTGTAAAAATGatcttttgatattttatttGCGCCTTTTTCTAGGAATCCGATTCTACCCGATAATAcataaaccaaaagaaaaagaaaatgtttgCCCTGAGATAAACATTTATACTGGAAGTTTAGATGCCAATCAAATGAAAAGCACAGGAGATCAATGTCTTCCCATTTACTTTTGGGGAGTCTGACTATTATAAAGCAAGCCTGAATTGTTGAAAAATTGATACAGACTTACATTTGCGACTTGTGAGTCAATATGCTGGCAAGTTCTTTTTTGAGAGTAACCTTGCTCTGTATATCGCTGAATCTGAACCTTTTATGTGAAGCATTGTCAAAAACTTGCATACGTATTAAAGGTGAAGATGCTAAAAAGGCTAAATACTCcatactaatatatatattattgtttACAGAAAACGATTACGGTCTACGTAATGTTTTTGTTTGGAGGAAAACAGCTAATCAGACTGACGCATTCCAACAAACCACTGCAGTCGTAGACAACAATCCAGGAAGATAGACAGGAATTTacagaaataaaaaagaattaatatAACATGTTTGTGAAGGAGAAATAACAGTATAATAAAGGACGAGCGAGGAACTGAGACAGAAAATCTATCTCGTAAAGAAAGTGGCTCAAGAATGCTACTGTATAGTCTATGCAGTTGCTTACACAGTATATCTCACACGTTtccaaatttcacaatcatgGTTATCAACGCTACTATCTCATTAAGGGACTCAAAAATTGTACATTGAAGTTCTCAATCTTCCACATTGCAAATATTCCccagaaaaaaattaattcaaggTGCATTCAACTTAGCGCCATTGACGGATTATAGTCAATTTGAACCTTTAGTAATGTTCAGACGTTCTAGACGAATGTCACTGCCAGAGCGGTGCTAAAGAAAAACCAACGAGTTTTTCCACTAGCTGGAGGATGTGTACATGGAATGGCAAATGAGACTGCATCTTGAATAGGAAAGCATAtgaaataattattagtatttcTTGTGACGTGATacatgtaagataaaaaaataattaaaaaatatatttgtgatgtaaaatattatttagaaaaattattatatcCAAACACAGTAGATAATGCCACGGTCCAAATTTTACATCCACAAACCGAACTGCTCCCGTTTTTCCGATTTTGTTTGGTCCCATTCTTATTGAACataaactataaaaattaaGCAGTAGCTAAAACGGGAGGCGAatttgattgttttttttttttttaaagtttaccTTGAGTCTCTCTTGTTTTCTGAGTTTGTTAAGGTTTTATCAGTTTGGAGTATTTCCTTACAACAGGTCAATAAAATATGCATTTGGTATAGGGATTAATTTTCTCTGCAAAACATGtactaaaatcagatttctttttttttttttaaatggatTTGTCCTTGTGTTTTAGAGATGGTAAAATCCCTTAAGCTTGCCCGTGCTTCCCCTGCTTTTGACTGAGGCAACAGAAGATACATTCTCAACCAGGCTCTAAAAGATTTGAGCTTTATTCTGGTGGCTCCTTGTCCTTGGGGCTTGGTGGGACGCTGGCTTTTGGCTTCTCTTAGGGATAGGAGGAAGCAGTTTTCATCTAGTGCTACGTGACCGCAAGCTAATCACAGAAATTTAGAAGCAGATCAAGAAATAGGATAACCAAGAGCAAGGAGATGGGGATTTGAAAGAATTTAGCAAAAAGGATAAGAGTTGAATCAGACAAAGAGGGTAGAGGAAAAGCAGATTTTAGAACAAAGACTGAAAGCAGAGAGTTGTTCCAGAAATATGGAATGTAaatgagatatatatatatatggaggtATAATCATGTTTAACTGGAGAAGGGTTTTGTTGGCATTTTAGTGAAAATGGCTGTGGATATAAAATTTGGACTGTGGCATTATCAGTTGCCGTAAGGAATGCACGTTGTGATTATAGATCCGAAATCAATGTAATAAATCTTGCTGAATAGACACGATATGTACGAAGCAATAGAGATCAGGGAAAAAGCCAGAAGATGAGAAAAGTTGGCTTATCAGTTATCATACACAGACAAGATCTTGGGACTGGAGATGGAGTTGGTTGTTGTTGGATTTGGAGTTCCAACACGCAACCAAAATGTGCATTAATTTTTGTCTCAACTTCGTACCCTATGTAGGTATTAAACGACAGCAGTCTCTTTATTTTGATATGTACGGGGTTGGGAGTTGGGAGCTTGGACGATGGGATTACTAATGGATGTGGGGTACTGTATTAGTCTGTCACCCTTCGTACCAAAGGATAGATGCCTTAGCATTATacatggatttttttttcttgcatgGATTTTGAAACTCAAGCTACAGTTTCCACGAAACCTCTTGAATCATAAAGTATTGTTATTGCATTGAATAGAAAACATACTGATCAGAGAGCTTCAGCTGAGGTGCCCTAGATCTCCAAGGATCAACAAATTGGTTTTCTCGTGGTGGTTCACATGCAAAAGACATCCATCATTGCATGTTTGGTTAGAAATCTAGGACATGTATAAGCAAATGCATTTAGTACAGGAGTAGCTAATTGTATAAACCCTTTTTATTCCAATGCATGGACAGTATGTTCGATCTCGTCTCAGAGGCAGCAAGGTTGGAAAAACGCTCACCAAGAAAGAACTTATTTCATATTTGCAATCAATGCCTTAAATTCTATAGTATATGTCACACTTCTTGCTGGACCCTCTTGTAATTAATGTTAGACAtgaattttttgcaattttaaTGGATCAAATTCATGCATTATATCAGACAACCCATGCATTTTGCAGCACCCGTCATCTAGAagattttactctttttttttttggttggtctCCCAAAGTAAATTCCAAGGTGTGATTATGAACCAGACCCACAATTATTGGACCAAAACAGGATGGGTGATCACTGATCCCTTCTTCCTTTTTTAATCATAGGGCACAACAACGTTCCCATGTCAAATTTCCAGGTAAACGGTCTTGTTTCATATGCCTTTGAAATCTCCTATCTACTTTTCTACGGGACAGATTTTTCTCTTGTTACTGTTTCTTGTTCTCAGTCGGAAAAATCAGATTAGTTGACGGTACGTTGTCTGTTTCCGTTAGTCGCAGCTCACATGGCATTTCATGATCTCTCGCCCTCCCTCGGAGTCCAACATTAATTCTCAATGTAACAAATAATTAATTCTGGCTACCTATTATTCACCCTCGCATTATAGAGGTCAGGTACACTGCTAGTTGAATTCACTTCGAGCAGAGCTAATTACTATTATTTTCTCACCAGTCCATAACGTCCATTACCCTTTGGGTGGGCATCGCAAGTAATACTCTATAAACTATGCCCACCAAGTAAAAAGCCGAAGTGGCCCCTCGGGGTGCAGCTCAGCTTAGCTGGTCGTGTCGTCTGTCTTTACAGCATCGACCACGGTTCGATTCTTCCTAAATTAACGTGCTAGGTGAAGAGGTAAATTCTGACCTGCTGGAGTGGGTCCTCCGGATTGAGGGAAGTTCCTATCTCGGATGATTCACCGCGGTGAGGTCACCTGCTCAAGTTGTAGGAGGGACTAAAGTCCCCGGTGTAACTCCGAAGCTTAAATCAGTTCGGGAATGAAAGAGTAATGAATATAAAGAAGGCTAATATGCCTTTACCAGAAATTTGGCCGTCCCCCTTTTCAGTAGAGGCGTTCCATATTTATAGGGGACAGATGGGAGAGAAGAACCACCATCACAGGTCCCTAGAGATCTGGTATGGTCAGTGCATCTGGTGGACTTGACCGGTCTTTATGACAAGACATGACGGGATGTTCGTCCGGTCCAGGCGGCGTGTCAGGGCAGCTTTCTGCCAGGCGTCAGAAGTGTCAGGGGTCACATCCAGCATTTGCACTGACATCGGAGATCTAGGGATCACTTCGGCTATAATGTTAACCGAGGTGATGAGATAGTGGGGCTTCAAGCCCACGGAGGACAGCCGGGGTGATTTCGGCCGAGGTTAGCCTTCGGGCTACCCCGGCCGAAAGGGCCATCCTCACTAAGCCCCCCAAGCTTCGGGAAGGGCGAGGTCGCCATCATCCGGGGTCAGATCTTTCCGAAGTTGACGAGCGTGTGGGGCACGGAATGCTGTAGTGAC
It includes:
- the LOC113702657 gene encoding uncharacterized protein; protein product: MADGFEDEVEPTISIGEYLEGVEEQELEADLVLVGDEGKECTYNKGYLKRQAIFSCLTCTPDGNAGVCTACSLSCHDGHEIAELWTKRNFRCDCGNSKFGEAYCKLFPNKDVENLENSYNHNFKGLYCTCNRPYPDPDAEEQVEMIQCCICEDWFHEEHLGLEPSDEIPRDEEGEPLYEDLICQACSNICFFLTLYPQTIRVTVRQPHVANSAKDKEVIENAPSSFASSEKQHGDCSADTSTGDSTSGAVSVGKGILIGQIKANTAVVLERSQTAGPSKTCIIGTNLLEAAPKPEKSKAMLFCKNWREVLCRCENCLEFYSQKRISFLLDREDSIAEYEKIGKQKRDEKLQQQQGQELSFLSKLGHVEKMEILSGIADMKNEIHSFLESFDASKPITADDVHQVFENLAKKRRRMP